In Pongo abelii isolate AG06213 chromosome 15, NHGRI_mPonAbe1-v2.0_pri, whole genome shotgun sequence, a single window of DNA contains:
- the NFATC4 gene encoding nuclear factor of activated T-cells, cytoplasmic 4 isoform X4: MPASISSIFPELDSEDAPPCCRLALGEPPPYGAAPIGIPRPPPPRPGMHSPPPRPAPSPGTWESQPARSVRLGGPGGGAGGAGGGRVLECPSIRITSISPTPEPPAALEDNPDAWGDGSPRDYPPPEGFGGYREAGGQGGGAFFSPSPGSSSLSSWSFFSDASDEAALYAACDEVESELNEAASRFGLGSPLPSPRASPRPWTPEDPWSLYGPSPGGRGPEDSWLLLSAPGPTPASPRPASPCGKRRYSSSGTPSSASPALSRRGSLGEEGSEPPPPPPLPLARDPGTPGPFDYVGAPPAESIPQKTRRTSSEQAVALSRSEEPASCNGKLPLGAEESVAPPGGSRKEVAGMDYLAVPSPLAWSKARIGGHSPIFRTSALPPLDWPLPSQYEQLELRIEVQPRAHHRAHYETEGSRGAVKAAPGGHPVVKLLGYSEKPLTLQMFIGTADERNLRPHAFYQVHRITGKMVATASYEAVVSGTKVLEMTLLPENNMAANIDCAGILKLRNSDIELRKGETDIGRKNTRVRLVFRVHVPQGGGKVVSVQAASVPIECSQRSAQELPQVEAYSPSACSVRGGEELVLTGSNFLPDSKVVFIERGPDGKLQWEEEAMVNRLQSNEVTLTLTVPEYSNKRVSRPVQVYFYVSNGRRKRSPTQSFKFLPVICKEEPLPDSSLRGFPSASAPPFGTDMDFSPPRPPYPSYPHEDPACETPYLSEGFGYGMPPLYPQTGPPPSYRPGLRMFPETRGTTVSEIIGRDLSGFPAPPGEEPPA; this comes from the exons ATGCCTGCTTCAATCTCCTCCATCTTCCCAG AACTGGACTCAGAGGATGCCCCGCCATGCTGCCGTCTGGCCTTGGGAGAGCCCCCACCCTATGGCGCTGCACCTATCGGTATTCCCCGACCTCCACCCCCTCGGCCTGGCATGCATTCGCCAccgccgcgcccagccccctCACCTGGCACCTGGGAGAGCCAGCCCGCCAGGTCGGTGAGGCtgggaggaccaggagggggtgcTGGGGGTGCTGGGGGTGGCCGTGTTCTCGAGTGTCCCAGCATCCGCATCACGTCCATCTCTCCCACGCCCGAGCCGCCGGCAGCGCTGGAGGACAACCCTGATGCCTGGGGGGACGGCTCTCCAAGAGATTACCCCCCACCAGAAGGCTTTGGGGGCTACCGAGAAGCAGGGGGCCAGGGTGGGGGGGCCTTCTTCAGCCCAAGCCCTGGCAGCAGCAGCCTGTCCTCGTGGAGCTTCTTCTCCGATGCCTCTGACGAGGCAGCCCTGTATGCAGCCTGCGACGAGGTGGAGTCTGAGCTAAATGAGGCGGCCTCCCGCTTTGGCCTGGGCTCCCCGCTGCCCTCGCCCCGGGCCTCCCCTCGGCCATGGACCCCCGAAGATCCCTGGAGCCTGTATGGTCCAAGCCCCGGAGGCCGAGGGCCAGAGGATAGCTGGCTACTCCTCAGTGCTCCTgggcccaccccagcctccccgcGGCCTGCCTCTCCATGTGGCAAGCGGCGCTATTCCAGCTCGGGAACCCCAtcttcagcctccccagctcTGTCCCGCCGTGGCAGCCTGGGGGAAGAGGGGTctgagccacctccaccacccccGTTGCCTCTGGCCCGGGACCCTGGCACCCCTGGTCCCTTTGACTATGTGGGAGCCCCACCAGCTGAGAGCATCCCTCAGAAGACAAGGCGGACTTCCAGCGAGCAGGCAGTGGCTCTGTCTCGGTCTGAGGAGCCTGCCTCATGCAATGGGAAGCTGCCCTTGGGAGCAGAGGAGTCTGTGGCTCCTCCAGGAGGTTCCCGGAAGGAGGTGGCTGGCATGGACTACCTGGCAGTGCCCTCCCCACTCGCTTGGTCCAAGGCCCGGATTGGGGGACACAGCCCTATCTTCAG GACCTCTGCCCTACCCCCACTGGACTGGCCTCTGCCCAGCCAATATGAGCAGCTGGAGCTGAGGATCGAGGTGCAGCCTAGAGCCCACCATCGGGCCCACTATGAGACAGAAGGCAGCCGTGGAGCTGTCAAAGCTGCCCCTGGCGGTCATCCTGTAGTCAAG cTCTTAGGCTACAGTGAGAAGCCACTGACCCTACAGATGTTCATCGGCACTGCAGATGAAAGGAACCTGCGGCCTCATGCCTTCTATCAGGTGCACCGTATCACAGGCAAGATGGTGGCCACGGCCAGCTATGAAGCCGTAGTCAGTGGCACCAAGGTGTTGGAGATGACTCTGCTGCCTGAGAACAACATGGCGGCCAA CATTGACTGCGCGGGAATCCTGAAGCTTCGGAATTCAGACATTGAGCTTCGGAAGGGTGAGACGGACATCGGGCGCAAAAACACACGTGTACGGCTGGTGTTCCGGGTACACGTGCCCCAGGGCGGCGGGAAAGTCGTCTCAGTACAGGCAGCATCGGTGCCCATCGAGTGCT CCCAGCGCTCAGCCCAGGAGCTGCCCCAGGTGGAGGCCTACAGCCCCAGTGCCTGCTCTGTGAGAGGAGGCGAGGAACTGGTACTGACTGGCTCCAACTTCCTGCCAGACTCCAAGGTGGTGTTCATTGAGAGGGGTCCTG ATGGGAAGCTGCAATGGGAGGAGGAGGCCATGGTGAACCGACTGCAGAGCAACGAG GTGACGCTGACCCTGACTGTCCCCGAGTACAGCAACAAGAGGGTTTCCCGGCCAGTCCAGGTCTACTTTTATGTCTCCAATGGGCGGAGGAAACGCAGTCCTACCCAGAGTTTCAAGTTTCTGCCTG TGATCTGCAAAGAGGAGCCCCTACCGGACTCATCTCTGCGGGGCTTCCCTTCAGCATCGGCACCCCCCTTTGGCACTGACATGGACTTCTCACCACCCAGGCCCCCCTACCCCTCCTATCCCCATGAAGACCCTGCTTGCGAAACTCCTTACCTATCAGAAGGCTTCGGCTATGGCATGCCCCCTCTGTACCCCCAGACGGGGCCCCCACCATCCTACAGACCGGGCCTGCGGATGTTCCCTGAGACTAGGGGTACCACAG TGAGTGAGATCATTGGCCGAGACCTGAGTGGCTTCCCTGCACCTCCTGGAGAAGAGCCTCCTGCCTGA
- the NFATC4 gene encoding nuclear factor of activated T-cells, cytoplasmic 4 isoform X2 yields the protein MPASISSIFPELDSEDAPPCCRLALGEPPPYGAAPIGIPRPPPPRPGMHSPPPRPAPSPGTWESQPARSVRLGGPGGGAGGAGGGRVLECPSIRITSISPTPEPPAALEDNPDAWGDGSPRDYPPPEGFGGYREAGGQGGGAFFSPSPGSSSLSSWSFFSDASDEAALYAACDEVESELNEAASRFGLGSPLPSPRASPRPWTPEDPWSLYGPSPGGRGPEDSWLLLSAPGPTPASPRPASPCGKRRYSSSGTPSSASPALSRRGSLGEEGSEPPPPPPLPLARDPGTPGPFDYVGAPPAESIPQKTRRTSSEQAVALSRSEEPASCNGKLPLGAEESVAPPGGSRKEVAGMDYLAVPSPLAWSKARIGGHSPIFRTSALPPLDWPLPSQYEQLELRIEVQPRAHHRAHYETEGSRGAVKAAPGGHPVVKLLGYSEKPLTLQMFIGTADERNLRPHAFYQVHRITGKMVATASYEAVVSGTKVLEMTLLPENNMAANIDCAGILKLRNSDIELRKGETDIGRKNTRVRLVFRVHVPQGGGKVVSVQAASVPIECSQRSAQELPQVEAYSPSACSVRGGEELVLTGSNFLPDSKVVFIERGPDGKLQWEEEAMVNRLQSNEVTLTLTVPEYSNKRVSRPVQVYFYVSNGRRKRSPTQSFKFLPVICKEEPLPDSSLRGFPSASAPPFGTDMDFSPPRPPYPSYPHEDPACETPYLSEGFGYGMPPLYPQTGPPPSYRPGLRMFPETRGTTGCAQPPPVSFLPRPFPSDPYGGRGSSFPLGLPFSPPAPFRPPLPASPPLEGPFPSQSDVHPLPAEGYNKVGPGYGPGEGAPEQEKSRGGYSSGFRDSVPIQGITLEEVSEIIGRDLSGFPAPPGEEPPA from the exons ATGCCTGCTTCAATCTCCTCCATCTTCCCAG AACTGGACTCAGAGGATGCCCCGCCATGCTGCCGTCTGGCCTTGGGAGAGCCCCCACCCTATGGCGCTGCACCTATCGGTATTCCCCGACCTCCACCCCCTCGGCCTGGCATGCATTCGCCAccgccgcgcccagccccctCACCTGGCACCTGGGAGAGCCAGCCCGCCAGGTCGGTGAGGCtgggaggaccaggagggggtgcTGGGGGTGCTGGGGGTGGCCGTGTTCTCGAGTGTCCCAGCATCCGCATCACGTCCATCTCTCCCACGCCCGAGCCGCCGGCAGCGCTGGAGGACAACCCTGATGCCTGGGGGGACGGCTCTCCAAGAGATTACCCCCCACCAGAAGGCTTTGGGGGCTACCGAGAAGCAGGGGGCCAGGGTGGGGGGGCCTTCTTCAGCCCAAGCCCTGGCAGCAGCAGCCTGTCCTCGTGGAGCTTCTTCTCCGATGCCTCTGACGAGGCAGCCCTGTATGCAGCCTGCGACGAGGTGGAGTCTGAGCTAAATGAGGCGGCCTCCCGCTTTGGCCTGGGCTCCCCGCTGCCCTCGCCCCGGGCCTCCCCTCGGCCATGGACCCCCGAAGATCCCTGGAGCCTGTATGGTCCAAGCCCCGGAGGCCGAGGGCCAGAGGATAGCTGGCTACTCCTCAGTGCTCCTgggcccaccccagcctccccgcGGCCTGCCTCTCCATGTGGCAAGCGGCGCTATTCCAGCTCGGGAACCCCAtcttcagcctccccagctcTGTCCCGCCGTGGCAGCCTGGGGGAAGAGGGGTctgagccacctccaccacccccGTTGCCTCTGGCCCGGGACCCTGGCACCCCTGGTCCCTTTGACTATGTGGGAGCCCCACCAGCTGAGAGCATCCCTCAGAAGACAAGGCGGACTTCCAGCGAGCAGGCAGTGGCTCTGTCTCGGTCTGAGGAGCCTGCCTCATGCAATGGGAAGCTGCCCTTGGGAGCAGAGGAGTCTGTGGCTCCTCCAGGAGGTTCCCGGAAGGAGGTGGCTGGCATGGACTACCTGGCAGTGCCCTCCCCACTCGCTTGGTCCAAGGCCCGGATTGGGGGACACAGCCCTATCTTCAG GACCTCTGCCCTACCCCCACTGGACTGGCCTCTGCCCAGCCAATATGAGCAGCTGGAGCTGAGGATCGAGGTGCAGCCTAGAGCCCACCATCGGGCCCACTATGAGACAGAAGGCAGCCGTGGAGCTGTCAAAGCTGCCCCTGGCGGTCATCCTGTAGTCAAG cTCTTAGGCTACAGTGAGAAGCCACTGACCCTACAGATGTTCATCGGCACTGCAGATGAAAGGAACCTGCGGCCTCATGCCTTCTATCAGGTGCACCGTATCACAGGCAAGATGGTGGCCACGGCCAGCTATGAAGCCGTAGTCAGTGGCACCAAGGTGTTGGAGATGACTCTGCTGCCTGAGAACAACATGGCGGCCAA CATTGACTGCGCGGGAATCCTGAAGCTTCGGAATTCAGACATTGAGCTTCGGAAGGGTGAGACGGACATCGGGCGCAAAAACACACGTGTACGGCTGGTGTTCCGGGTACACGTGCCCCAGGGCGGCGGGAAAGTCGTCTCAGTACAGGCAGCATCGGTGCCCATCGAGTGCT CCCAGCGCTCAGCCCAGGAGCTGCCCCAGGTGGAGGCCTACAGCCCCAGTGCCTGCTCTGTGAGAGGAGGCGAGGAACTGGTACTGACTGGCTCCAACTTCCTGCCAGACTCCAAGGTGGTGTTCATTGAGAGGGGTCCTG ATGGGAAGCTGCAATGGGAGGAGGAGGCCATGGTGAACCGACTGCAGAGCAACGAG GTGACGCTGACCCTGACTGTCCCCGAGTACAGCAACAAGAGGGTTTCCCGGCCAGTCCAGGTCTACTTTTATGTCTCCAATGGGCGGAGGAAACGCAGTCCTACCCAGAGTTTCAAGTTTCTGCCTG TGATCTGCAAAGAGGAGCCCCTACCGGACTCATCTCTGCGGGGCTTCCCTTCAGCATCGGCACCCCCCTTTGGCACTGACATGGACTTCTCACCACCCAGGCCCCCCTACCCCTCCTATCCCCATGAAGACCCTGCTTGCGAAACTCCTTACCTATCAGAAGGCTTCGGCTATGGCATGCCCCCTCTGTACCCCCAGACGGGGCCCCCACCATCCTACAGACCGGGCCTGCGGATGTTCCCTGAGACTAGGGGTACCACAGGTTGTGCCCAACCACCTCCAGTCTCCTTCCTTCCCCGCCCCTTCCCTAGTGACCCGTATGGAGGGCGGGGCTCCTCTTTTCCCCTGGGGCTGCCATTCTCTCCGCCAGCCCCCTTTCGGCCTCCTCTTCCTGCATCCCCACCGCTTGAaggccccttcccttcccagagTGATGTGCATCCCCTACCTGCTGAGGGATACAATAAGGTAGGGCCAGGCTATGGCCCTGGGGAGGGGGCTCCGGAGCAGGAGAAATCCAGGGGTGGCTACAGCAGCGGCTTCCGAGACAGTGTCCCTATCCAGGGTATCACGCTGGAGGAAG TGAGTGAGATCATTGGCCGAGACCTGAGTGGCTTCCCTGCACCTCCTGGAGAAGAGCCTCCTGCCTGA